In Chelonia mydas isolate rCheMyd1 chromosome 20, rCheMyd1.pri.v2, whole genome shotgun sequence, a single genomic region encodes these proteins:
- the DDIT3 gene encoding DNA damage-inducible transcript 3 protein isoform X2: protein MAAEPVPASLPSWELEAWYEDLQEVLSSDENGGTSLPPGGVEQDLATLDATALLWGLDFPAPLVESTGDAPGSCELDASLTSELLELLSGTAEELAGLPESDSSQSSPAQTCTEDEEGAGPACGLKRKRSSQPQGQGKKRSREKEQNERRVTELMAENERLKQEIERLSAEVEATRAALIERMVNLQKV, encoded by the exons ATGGCAGCCGAGCCGGTacctgcctccctgcccagctgggagctggaggcTTGGTATGAGGACCTGCAGGAGGTGCTGTCCTCAGATGAGAATGGGGGgacatccctgccccctgggggagTGGAACAG GACCTTGCCACGCTTGATGCCACGGCGCTGCTATGGGGCTTGGATTTCCCGGCCCCCTTGGTGGAGTCGACAGGCGATGCCCCTGGGAGCTGCGAGCTGGATGCCAGCTTGACAAGtgagctgctggagctgctgagcGGAACGGCCGAGGAGCTGGCAGGGCTCCCTGAATCGGACTCCAGCCAGAGTTCCCCGGCTCAGACCTGCACAGAGGACGAGGAGGGGGCAGGCCCGGCCTGTGGcctgaagaggaagagaagcagccagccccaggggcagggcaagaagcggagcagggagaaggagcagaacGAGAGGAGGGTGACAGAGCTGATGGCCGAGAACGAGCGGCTCAAGCAGGAGATCGAGCGGCTGAGCGCGGAGGTGGAGGCCACCAGGGCGGCGTTGATCGAGCGCATGGTGAACCTGCAGAAGGTGTAG
- the MARS1 gene encoding methionine--tRNA ligase, cytoplasmic isoform X2, whose translation MRLYLSEGSAQGLKVLAAAGASGARVRLERVPPDGRVVPFLTHPRVPALHLDSGTFLFSPNAICQYFFLLAGKEPDDLTNQWLEWEATELQPAVSTALYCHLVQGKKEVVLGAIRKPLTYIDQSLTSKATPYLAGEAESVADVVLWATLYPVLRDEFGLPDELQALRSWFQTMNLLEPCRSAAESVLTPKGAQEFKAYLQKQPGPSLHWEKPATNEPEEEELAERSLSEEEIAAAAEAWPRGPAALPERWQPPSPVLPVEGRRNILITSALPYVNNVPHLGNIIGCVLSADVFARYCRLRNWNTLYVCGTDEYGTATETKALEEGLTPQQICDKYNAIHAQIYRWFDISFDYFGRTTTPHQTTIAQDIFQRLLERDMLRTDTVDQLRCERCQRFLADRFVEGTCPFCNYEEARGDQCDKCGKLINAVELKKPQCKVCKDSPVVKSSQHLFLDLPKLEGRLEKWLEQSWATGDWTANSRFITRSWIRDGLKPRCITRDLKWGTPVPLDGFRDKVFYVWFDAPIGYLSITANYTDQWEKWWKNPQQVQLYNFMAKDNVPFHSVVFPCTLLGAEDNYTLVNHLVATEYLNYEDGKFSKSRGVGVFGDMAQDTGIPADIWRFYLLFLRPEGQDSTFSWTDLMLKNNSELLNNLGNFVNRAGMFVCKFFGGRVPHMELGTDDKRLLAHVTLELRQYNQLLEKVRIRDALRCILSVSRYGNQYIQVNEPWKRIKGHDADRTRAGTVTGVAVNIASLISVMLQPYMPSISATIQRQLCVPKACNVLTDTFLCLLPPGHQIGTVSPLFQKLESEQIEALRKRFGEGQAHAAYVASADVTPPGPGGGVVLAGDPQKAEELAEELAKQADHVRQLKASKAEKGQIDAEVAKLLELKKQLALAEGKTPEPPAPKGKKRK comes from the exons ATGCGGCTCTACCTGAGCGAGGGCAGCGCCCAGGGCCTCAAGGTGCTGGCGGCGGCCGGGGCCAGCGGGGCCCGCGTGCGGCTGGAGCGGGTCCCCCCGGACG GTCGCGTGGTTCCTTTCCTCACCCACCCGCGGGTGCCAGCCCTGCACCTGGACAGCGgcactttcctcttctccccaaatGCCATCTGTCA GTACTTCTTCCTCTTAGCTGGAAAGGAGCCTGACGATCTCACCAATCAGTGGCTTGAATGGGAAGCAACGGAGCTGCAG CCGGCCGTGTCCACAGCCCTGTATTGCCACCTGGTGCAAGGGAAAAAAGAAGTTGTTCTAGGGGCCATCAGGAAACCGTTAACCTACATTGATCAAAGCTTGACCAGCAAGGCCACTCCTTACCTCGCCGGG GAGGCAGAATCAGTAGCCGACGTTGTCCTGTGGGCCACCCTGTACCCTGTGTTGCGGGATGAATTCGGCCTGCCAG ATGAACTGCAGGCTCTGAGGAGCTGGTTCCAGACCATGAACCTCTTGGAGCCCTGCAGAAGTGCCGCGGAGTCCGTGCTGACGCCCAAGGGAGCCCAGGAGTTCAAAGCCTATCTACAGAAACAGCCAGGGCCCAGCCTGCACTGGGAGAAGCCAGCAACTAACGAGCCAGAG GAAGAGGAATTGGCCGAGCGCTCGTTGTCGGAGGAAGAAATCGCAGCTGCTGCGGAAGCCTGGCCCAGAGGCCCGGCAGCCCTGCCCGAACGCTGGCAGCCGCCGAGCCCTGT GCTGCCAGTGGAGGGCAGAAGGAACATCCTGATCACCAGCGCCTTGCCCTATGTCAACAACGTGCCCCACCTGGGGAACATCATCGGCTGCGTCCTCAGTGCTGACGTCTTCGCCAG GTATTGCCGCCTACGGAATTGGAACACGCTCTATGTGTGTGGGACGGACGAGTACGGGACGGCCACGGAGACCAAGGCCCTGGAGGAGGGGCTGACGCCCCAGCAGATCTGCGACAAGTACAATGCCATCCACGCCCAGATCTACCGCTGGTTCGACATCTCCTTTGACTATTTTGGCCGGACCACCACGCCCCACCAGACCAC GATAGCCCAGGACATCTTCCAGCGCCTGCTGGAGCGCGACATGCTGCGGACGGACACCGTGGACCAGCTGCGGTGCGAGCGCTGTCAGCGCTTCCTGGCCGACCGCTTCGTGGAGggcacctgccccttctgcaacTACGAGGAGGCCCGGGGCGACCAGTGTGACAAGTGCGGGAAGCTCATCAACGCGGTGGAGCTCAAG AAACCTCAGTGCAAAGTGTGCAAAGACTCCCCGGTGGTGAAGTCCTCGCAGCATCTCTTCCTGGACCTGCCCAAG CTGGAGGGGCGCCTGGAGAAGTGGTTGGAGCAGTCGTGGGCCACGGGTGACTGGACGGCCAACTCCCGCTTCATCACCCGCTCCTGGATCCGTGACGGCCTCAAGCCCCGCTGCATCACCCGCGACCTGAAATGGGGGACGCCCGTCCCGCTGGACGGCTTCCGCGACAAG GTGTTCTACGTCTGGTTCGATGCCCCGATCGGCTACCTGTCCATCACGGCCAACTACACCGACCAGTGGGAGAAGTGGTGGAAGAACCCGCAGCAG gTCCAGCTCTACAACTTCATGGCCAAGGACAACGTCCCCTTCCATAGCGTCGTCTTCCCCTGCACACTGCTCGGTGCTGAGGATAACTACACGCTGGTCAACCACCTCGTCGCCACAG AGTACCTCAACTACGAGGACGGGAAGTTCTCCAAGAGCCGTGGCGTGGGGGTGTTCGGGGACATGGCCCAGGACACGGGGATCCCTGCTGACATCTGGCGCTTCTACCTGCTCTTCCTGCGCCCCGAGGGGCAGGACAGCACCTTCTCCTGGACCGATCTCATGCTGAAGAACAACTCGGAGCTGCTCAACAACCTGGGCAACTTTGTCAACAG ggccgGGATGTTCGTCTGTAAGTTCTTCGGCGGGCGCGTCCCCCACATGGAGCTGGGCACGGACGACAAGCGGCTGCTGGCTCACGTCACCCTGGAGCTGCGCCAGTACAACCAGCTGCTGGAGAAGGTCCG GATCCGGGATGCCCTGCGCTGCATCCTGAGCGTTTCTCGCTATGGCAACCAGTACATCCAGGTGAACGAGCCCTGGAAACGGATCAAGGGTCATGACGCTGACag GACTCGGGCGGGCACCGTGACAGGCGTGGCCGTCAATATCGCCTCCCTGATCTCAGTCATGCTGCAGCCATACATGCCCAGCATCAGCGCCACCATCCAGCGCCAGCTCTGTGTGCCGAAGGCCTGCAATGTGCTGACGGacaccttcctctgcctcctacCCCCCGGGCACCAGATCGGCACG GTGAGCCCCCTGTTCCAGAAGCTGGAGAGTGAGCAGATTGAAGCCCTGCGGAAGCGGTTTGGTGAAGGGCAG gCACATGCTGCCTACGTGGCCTCGGCCGACGTGACACCCCCTGGGCCTGGGGGAGGCGTGGTGCTGGCAGGGGACCCCCAGAAGGCCGAGGAGCTGGCCGAGGAGCTGGCCAAACAG GCCGACCACGTGCGCCAGCTGAAGGCCAGCAAGGCGGAGAAGGGGCAGATCGATGCTGAGGTTGCCAAGCTGCTGGAGCTGAAGAAGCAGCTGGCGCTGGCTGAGGGGAAGACCCCTGAGCCCCCGGCCCCcaaggggaagaagaggaaataG
- the MARS1 gene encoding methionine--tRNA ligase, cytoplasmic isoform X1, which produces MRLYLSEGSAQGLKVLAAAGASGARVRLERVPPDGRVVPFLTHPRVPALHLDSGTFLFSPNAICQYFFLLAGKEPDDLTNQWLEWEATELQPAVSTALYCHLVQGKKEVVLGAIRKPLTYIDQSLTSKATPYLAGEAESVADVVLWATLYPVLRDEFGLPDELQALRSWFQTMNLLEPCRSAAESVLTPKGAQEFKAYLQKQPGPSLHWEKPATNEPEEEELAERSLSEEEIAAAAEAWPRGPAALPERWQPPSPVLPVEGRRNILITSALPYVNNVPHLGNIIGCVLSADVFARYCRLRNWNTLYVCGTDEYGTATETKALEEGLTPQQICDKYNAIHAQIYRWFDISFDYFGRTTTPHQTTIAQDIFQRLLERDMLRTDTVDQLRCERCQRFLADRFVEGTCPFCNYEEARGDQCDKCGKLINAVELKKPQCKVCKDSPVVKSSQHLFLDLPKLEGRLEKWLEQSWATGDWTANSRFITRSWIRDGLKPRCITRDLKWGTPVPLDGFRDKVFYVWFDAPIGYLSITANYTDQWEKWWKNPQQVQLYNFMAKDNVPFHSVVFPCTLLGAEDNYTLVNHLVATEYLNYEDGKFSKSRGVGVFGDMAQDTGIPADIWRFYLLFLRPEGQDSTFSWTDLMLKNNSELLNNLGNFVNRAGMFVCKFFGGRVPHMELGTDDKRLLAHVTLELRQYNQLLEKVRIRDALRCILSVSRYGNQYIQVNEPWKRIKGHDADRTRAGTVTGVAVNIASLISVMLQPYMPSISATIQRQLCVPKACNVLTDTFLCLLPPGHQIGTVSPLFQKLESEQIEALRKRFGEGQLEDSTLELKAHAAYVASADVTPPGPGGGVVLAGDPQKAEELAEELAKQADHVRQLKASKAEKGQIDAEVAKLLELKKQLALAEGKTPEPPAPKGKKRK; this is translated from the exons ATGCGGCTCTACCTGAGCGAGGGCAGCGCCCAGGGCCTCAAGGTGCTGGCGGCGGCCGGGGCCAGCGGGGCCCGCGTGCGGCTGGAGCGGGTCCCCCCGGACG GTCGCGTGGTTCCTTTCCTCACCCACCCGCGGGTGCCAGCCCTGCACCTGGACAGCGgcactttcctcttctccccaaatGCCATCTGTCA GTACTTCTTCCTCTTAGCTGGAAAGGAGCCTGACGATCTCACCAATCAGTGGCTTGAATGGGAAGCAACGGAGCTGCAG CCGGCCGTGTCCACAGCCCTGTATTGCCACCTGGTGCAAGGGAAAAAAGAAGTTGTTCTAGGGGCCATCAGGAAACCGTTAACCTACATTGATCAAAGCTTGACCAGCAAGGCCACTCCTTACCTCGCCGGG GAGGCAGAATCAGTAGCCGACGTTGTCCTGTGGGCCACCCTGTACCCTGTGTTGCGGGATGAATTCGGCCTGCCAG ATGAACTGCAGGCTCTGAGGAGCTGGTTCCAGACCATGAACCTCTTGGAGCCCTGCAGAAGTGCCGCGGAGTCCGTGCTGACGCCCAAGGGAGCCCAGGAGTTCAAAGCCTATCTACAGAAACAGCCAGGGCCCAGCCTGCACTGGGAGAAGCCAGCAACTAACGAGCCAGAG GAAGAGGAATTGGCCGAGCGCTCGTTGTCGGAGGAAGAAATCGCAGCTGCTGCGGAAGCCTGGCCCAGAGGCCCGGCAGCCCTGCCCGAACGCTGGCAGCCGCCGAGCCCTGT GCTGCCAGTGGAGGGCAGAAGGAACATCCTGATCACCAGCGCCTTGCCCTATGTCAACAACGTGCCCCACCTGGGGAACATCATCGGCTGCGTCCTCAGTGCTGACGTCTTCGCCAG GTATTGCCGCCTACGGAATTGGAACACGCTCTATGTGTGTGGGACGGACGAGTACGGGACGGCCACGGAGACCAAGGCCCTGGAGGAGGGGCTGACGCCCCAGCAGATCTGCGACAAGTACAATGCCATCCACGCCCAGATCTACCGCTGGTTCGACATCTCCTTTGACTATTTTGGCCGGACCACCACGCCCCACCAGACCAC GATAGCCCAGGACATCTTCCAGCGCCTGCTGGAGCGCGACATGCTGCGGACGGACACCGTGGACCAGCTGCGGTGCGAGCGCTGTCAGCGCTTCCTGGCCGACCGCTTCGTGGAGggcacctgccccttctgcaacTACGAGGAGGCCCGGGGCGACCAGTGTGACAAGTGCGGGAAGCTCATCAACGCGGTGGAGCTCAAG AAACCTCAGTGCAAAGTGTGCAAAGACTCCCCGGTGGTGAAGTCCTCGCAGCATCTCTTCCTGGACCTGCCCAAG CTGGAGGGGCGCCTGGAGAAGTGGTTGGAGCAGTCGTGGGCCACGGGTGACTGGACGGCCAACTCCCGCTTCATCACCCGCTCCTGGATCCGTGACGGCCTCAAGCCCCGCTGCATCACCCGCGACCTGAAATGGGGGACGCCCGTCCCGCTGGACGGCTTCCGCGACAAG GTGTTCTACGTCTGGTTCGATGCCCCGATCGGCTACCTGTCCATCACGGCCAACTACACCGACCAGTGGGAGAAGTGGTGGAAGAACCCGCAGCAG gTCCAGCTCTACAACTTCATGGCCAAGGACAACGTCCCCTTCCATAGCGTCGTCTTCCCCTGCACACTGCTCGGTGCTGAGGATAACTACACGCTGGTCAACCACCTCGTCGCCACAG AGTACCTCAACTACGAGGACGGGAAGTTCTCCAAGAGCCGTGGCGTGGGGGTGTTCGGGGACATGGCCCAGGACACGGGGATCCCTGCTGACATCTGGCGCTTCTACCTGCTCTTCCTGCGCCCCGAGGGGCAGGACAGCACCTTCTCCTGGACCGATCTCATGCTGAAGAACAACTCGGAGCTGCTCAACAACCTGGGCAACTTTGTCAACAG ggccgGGATGTTCGTCTGTAAGTTCTTCGGCGGGCGCGTCCCCCACATGGAGCTGGGCACGGACGACAAGCGGCTGCTGGCTCACGTCACCCTGGAGCTGCGCCAGTACAACCAGCTGCTGGAGAAGGTCCG GATCCGGGATGCCCTGCGCTGCATCCTGAGCGTTTCTCGCTATGGCAACCAGTACATCCAGGTGAACGAGCCCTGGAAACGGATCAAGGGTCATGACGCTGACag GACTCGGGCGGGCACCGTGACAGGCGTGGCCGTCAATATCGCCTCCCTGATCTCAGTCATGCTGCAGCCATACATGCCCAGCATCAGCGCCACCATCCAGCGCCAGCTCTGTGTGCCGAAGGCCTGCAATGTGCTGACGGacaccttcctctgcctcctacCCCCCGGGCACCAGATCGGCACG GTGAGCCCCCTGTTCCAGAAGCTGGAGAGTGAGCAGATTGAAGCCCTGCGGAAGCGGTTTGGTGAAGGGCAG ctGGAAGACTCCACCTTGGAGCTGAAG gCACATGCTGCCTACGTGGCCTCGGCCGACGTGACACCCCCTGGGCCTGGGGGAGGCGTGGTGCTGGCAGGGGACCCCCAGAAGGCCGAGGAGCTGGCCGAGGAGCTGGCCAAACAG GCCGACCACGTGCGCCAGCTGAAGGCCAGCAAGGCGGAGAAGGGGCAGATCGATGCTGAGGTTGCCAAGCTGCTGGAGCTGAAGAAGCAGCTGGCGCTGGCTGAGGGGAAGACCCCTGAGCCCCCGGCCCCcaaggggaagaagaggaaataG
- the DDIT3 gene encoding DNA damage-inducible transcript 3 protein isoform X1 has product MAAEPVPASLPSWELEAWYEDLQEVLSSDENGGTSLPPGGVEQKDLATLDATALLWGLDFPAPLVESTGDAPGSCELDASLTSELLELLSGTAEELAGLPESDSSQSSPAQTCTEDEEGAGPACGLKRKRSSQPQGQGKKRSREKEQNERRVTELMAENERLKQEIERLSAEVEATRAALIERMVNLQKV; this is encoded by the exons ATGGCAGCCGAGCCGGTacctgcctccctgcccagctgggagctggaggcTTGGTATGAGGACCTGCAGGAGGTGCTGTCCTCAGATGAGAATGGGGGgacatccctgccccctgggggagTGGAACAG aAGGACCTTGCCACGCTTGATGCCACGGCGCTGCTATGGGGCTTGGATTTCCCGGCCCCCTTGGTGGAGTCGACAGGCGATGCCCCTGGGAGCTGCGAGCTGGATGCCAGCTTGACAAGtgagctgctggagctgctgagcGGAACGGCCGAGGAGCTGGCAGGGCTCCCTGAATCGGACTCCAGCCAGAGTTCCCCGGCTCAGACCTGCACAGAGGACGAGGAGGGGGCAGGCCCGGCCTGTGGcctgaagaggaagagaagcagccagccccaggggcagggcaagaagcggagcagggagaaggagcagaacGAGAGGAGGGTGACAGAGCTGATGGCCGAGAACGAGCGGCTCAAGCAGGAGATCGAGCGGCTGAGCGCGGAGGTGGAGGCCACCAGGGCGGCGTTGATCGAGCGCATGGTGAACCTGCAGAAGGTGTAG